Within Topomyia yanbarensis strain Yona2022 chromosome 2, ASM3024719v1, whole genome shotgun sequence, the genomic segment tgttctcgagacaatgcacacaagaccgagaggttgctagtttttgttcacttggttcgattgtacgtctgacttgggcagaagtagaaagtagactgattgACCACATTGTCACTCATTCAACATTATGGGATATACTATTATTCCGCCGGAATCGAAATCCGTAACATCCAAGGTCAGtcgtatcatgtacaaatttgGTACATATATTCTTATTTTtgctttgtttgtttttattgtcAGTATTTTGTCACTAAACCTGTGATTGATGATGACtgttctgcatacatctatgtatgccaaacatgacctattttggcaccgattcccactggccaacctggtcaaaaacggtaatatttaccagaaactgaaaattgaaactctacCACACAATTTCGGTACAGGTTCAAATAGATTTGactgaaaatgaaatgaaaaaaaaaactgagttcgaaatcggggtcaatatgacccgctaacaccttattcgttacaaaaagttaacacctaaagaaggttaatgtAATGTACACTTATTACAGCTCTTCTgaacacaattgcttgcattccgaAATTTTCACATGTTGACGTGAGAGGTCGTGAAGCAGCTGTCCCCGCTCTTCAGACAGGTGTTCGCGCTTCAAACCCGGTTCAGAGACAAcgccatcgatctccactgttTTTGAAGGCACGTATACCACATGCTATTATAACACGTATCTTATTTGCGTGTTACTGTTCGTATTCGAACACGTATTATCTGAGTTACAGCCGGGTAGTGAGCAGTCAACTGCCGTCGGATCtctaaatgcatgaaaatgtataacctcacttttttgacagttcagagagcttgtttacgtggacttggaaattttttgttttttgttttttgttttttttttgaatcttgactcgaattctaacaccatgtaaacaagctcggtgaactgtcatttttcaggcatttttactcatatgacgtcatcttgcaatatCCCATGTCCCATCTGTTGAAAACGAACCTAAATCGTGGAATAGCAAAATTGGAAACTTCTCACCGCGTATATCAATTGATCCACCAAACTGTGTGTAAATATGTGATCGTTTATTGAAGCATCTTGATTATAGAATTACAAACAATGATTCAAAATCTTTGTGAAGCTTGTTTCTCTGAATTCCACTTAACTACTTAACCCCCTCGAATTATACGTGTTCGAATTACAAGTGGTTTTTTTCATCAATTTAAATCGAAATCGTTTCAAACCTCAATACGTGTCGTATTACTTTAAAATGAACAAACAATAgtgagtttttattttcaatattaaaaatgaaaaaatacgaGCGTTTTTTTTTGTCCTCCTGTAAAAATTGCAAACGGCGGTTATACGACTTTGAATATTCACCCTTCATTTGTAGTGTCAGTAatcaaaaaacacatttttgctGAGCCATCGGTCATACAGCCCGCtaacaaagggtgtttccaaaCAGGCACCAgctattattttcattttcactcacACGCACGCAATGTTTGAACTTTCGTCACTAGGGGTAGAAATCATTTTGAATCTTACTATCCACTTGGGGAAAAAAGTGTGCCGCCAACCCTGCTGCCGTTAAGGCTTTACCGCCCGTCTTTGCTTCAATGGGCACTGGCTAGATTTGGTTAAAACGTAACTTTACCATCATGTGACTAAATTAAGAACGAAATTTGTTTGttataacaaacaatttttaacaCTTGCAAATTCGAAAACTCAAAAACGCTGGTTTACTTGTTCTAGAAGCAGATCTCAAACTTGAATCTGCCACGAAACTTGTCGCGAACAAGAATCTCGTAGAATTTAGGctacaagattttttttcaatcggcTTTCACCAATGGTGCATCGTCGACAAGGACAAATCCATTGAGCTTCATGAGCACCTAGGCCTAAGTGCTCAGATTTTTACCACTCTTTATTGTTTAGGGCTTTGGTTGGGTTGTTTATTTTCTCGGTAACATGGACGTAACGCATTCGTTTCCCACAATCATGGGAAAATCGCATTGTGAACGGTTCGTTCTCGATTCACCAGAAATTGTTCTTcacctacacagaaaaaaatattttgtaattttaaatttattttcatgcacatatttggagcatgaatataaatgtaaaattaagttccaccaaaaatccacacgacttgtcgtgctttcttcaacgaattttattattattctacacgtcgattgaaaattacagtttcatcaAACGGAGAACCattgcacttcaatgtattttttacacgtttattgctgtaaaatgaatgacatgtaatattacacgaatgaaagtgtaaaattgtatgctttttgatgctccaattgagtgcattaattttaatgtaattttcaatcaaaattttgattcaatctttgtatgtttacatgtcgtttaaatttcattatttttttgtgtgtatgaAGCATTCCACTTGCATAGAATATGAAGCAAAGCAACTTGGCGCAGCGAACGTACCCTAGCCGAAGCTGgacgaacaaataaaaaagcaaataaATTGCTGTTTTGTTCAATCACATTCCAACAAGGATGGCTATTCTCGAATGGCTTGCGTTTAGCATTGGGTTTTCATCAAACAATTATATTCTATTTTGTTATCATTTTCCCACATACAAGAAATTATTGGATATTCATGTATCGTTTATTGAATATCTGATAATTGTAGAGAGGAATGATGTCCACTAGGAGGGTTATGTCACTATTATCTTGCTCAGTACAAACCCAATCGaaaggccgtgtggcatccgatGAAAAAAGGGAATAGAAAAGATCCACTGGTTTCCTGCTTACATGTCATAAGAGCAGGTATTATAATTCTCTCtaactcacgcgagaagaagcttatccgatgtccaacttttccgagataagatgagtcgcaaaattctccgtcttcccaaatagcgtgagaataattttccggataaaatttatttgcttttttgcttctcaccggagaaggtgataatattttaatttcgtggaaatcaataaaagcgtcaaaatgtacacttaatttcaaagaaaagcggcaaagaaatacgatagacttttattttcgtgttttggaatagcgacagcaaggcagcgagcgcaaaaaggataccgtgataaactcattcgctcattctccggcggttttatttatccggagaaataacacgtatTTATCTGGAgaagtgccaataacttttcgtgtgaaaatgtgagtttttattgtcacagtagcaaattatccggacgcatttactcatatgagcgataaatgcaatgcctgcatAAGAGGCAACAAAAATAGGACCCTGTATTTTTTATCTGCAGGAATTTATTGggcatattttttcatttattcttTCGGATCCTGCACCTCCAAATGTAGTACCGTCTTCTCAGTAAATCAGTCTGTTTTACAGTCCCGGAGCTGATACTTTGTCGTATTCAAATTGCTAGATCAAGGTATAGACATACACGGATCCgcataaaaaccgcataactgtTCACAAGGTCACcaaaatttcgcataaaatcgTATAAAAAACGTTTCACTGTGTATCGAACCATCGTTTCTGCTAGATGTTTTGAAAATCGATATTTCACTTCAAAACGCTTGGGCttctcccgaattttttttctaactaCGCACgtagttagaaattttttttgcacatgTTACTAAAAAAGATCGAATGCCTTAAGaagggcgtctggtgtaaattgctcaaaccgaaagttattttggtttacggttttgaaggcaaggcaataATAAATCTTTTTGTAATGTTAAGATctttttatacattcattgtgcccgaaaaaaaaatattttcagttacGCTGAGACACACATAcgagcagtggcggatccatggggagggtcctgggggtccggaccccctccgaatttttttaacttgttaggaaatgttaaaataatttcaattttaaattcgttctaagCTCAAAATCATTCTAAGTCAGATTTAACCACCAAAACTTACTTGAGGTTATTatatattacgtattgtacactgaacatttcaaaatcgaaatttcagaccccctccgaaatttttttctggttccGCCGGtgcatacgagcgttccaagaacAGACGtctaaccatttccacgtcgaggagcgccgcggcgaacacaATAACTCtcgggaaattcaataagttttgtaaagcttagacttgtagttggTCGACGAAccacaaaaaaaagaaaaaaaaatcgagtttcggaaaatggcttcttgaaaactgaaaaatctcatattttactgtaaaattcttcaaaataatagggaatttttttttattaggttttctgtggttcaccgacaggctacacatattgtgcattctcttaacaaaaaatcaagtcaattcgttgattagtttttcagTTATcatgttcgccaatttgaaaaacgtggTTTGAGCTCAAAGAAATATACATCTACTGATCGTGTTCGCGAGGAAGAATACCCCTAGCCTACAACCCTGGATAATAATCCTCTCAACATGTGATGATCATCTCTCCTGTACCATCAGCATGTGGATACCGATCATCATGATAATCCGAAACAGAACGAGAGACTGGAGTGAGAGATTACTGCACATCACGCGAAGGAAGATCACCGTCAGCACCATCTGTATCGTTGCCCGTGCTACTACCCCGGTGGGGTGATAAGGAAGGCTGATAAGAGCGTGATCGATACTCAACCCGAGATAAAACATCGCAGGAGAGCGATCCCGATCGTGCTACACTGGTCTGCTGATGACGTGCTCGGATCAGTTGCGGCAGTTGGAATTAAACCAGGTCACGGACTAGCACGGTTCACTCCGCTCGTCGGAATTTTAAATTGTATAGTCTTAAGTGTAATTTAGTCATAAGAATAAATTGCATGGAGTTTGTGTTCGTATAAATATATTGTTATTAAGAATAAAAGTGTTGTTCGGAAAGTAATCCGGTGGCCGTTTTAAAAGTGCGTTTGGTGTGGTTCCTGCGGAGAAACTCTTGTCCCTTTGGAAGGATTTGGCACTTGGAGTGACACAATTGGTTTTGCATGCTGGATGCATGCCCCTTTTCCCATCCGCCTGAAGCTTCACCCGCTCGATGTTGGTTTTGGTGATTGCCTGCGCACCCGCTATCGAAGACCCTGCCAGGTAAGGGACTAGAACCCAacattttggtccttcgagccggatgcTGGACCATATTCGCATCCCGGTATTCCCAATCGTTAGCACAGGGCTGACGCTACTGGGTGACCCGACGCTTCAGGACGCCATCGCACTTTCAACAATAGGCTATTGAAACACTCCTTCGCGCTTTGGGTTAGGCGTCGCTTGGGTTTGATACGCCATCGCGGTAGAGGTTGGCTTGGACTTTGCCACCTGCTGCTCGGAATTTGGTCGTCATTTCTGCATGCTAAATCGCCAGTGGGTTATTGCATGATACTTACTGCATCGCCAGGATTACTTTTGGATCATCAATATTCGGATTTTCCTGGAACTGGAAAGGACCTTTCTCATCATATCCCTGGATCGCTGGACCGGCGCAACATTTTCCTTCCGaggtaaatattaaaagttcagTGTATGTCCAGTCGAAGCAACCCCCCAATATACTAACGCAAACATTCCGACGTTTCTCTGGCTACGTGACCAACATTTAAACGGCAAGGGAAGCCGATTCGCTAATCCTGGTTTGGCGCCATTGTCATCTGCTTTCGCCATTGTGCTGGTGGCAACCGAGGATCATCGAATTTCACGGAGATAATTCGCTGTTACACCATACTGCCCTGCTGATGTGCTGGAGGGATTTTTCGCTTGCATATCGTTTTCCCAAGGATCATCACAGCACTTAGTGACTTTCGACGCATTACGCTGCTGTACCAGCTGCAGTTTGCTGGGCAAACCATTCATCGGATGATTGCTGGCAAGAAGAGGGAGCTTCACAACAGTTTTGCTTTGGTGAGTGAACATTTTAGTATACTGCCGAAGCTAGGATTACAGAAAATACACATTTTAATTGGAATTCCATCCTCTTCGACTTTGCCACCAATTTTACTGAGCCCTGATTGCCCGTTGGGCTATTCATATCTTCGATTGATTTCGGTTATTGGATCGATTGTCGGCGCCGGGTCTTTGGTGCCGCTGTTGGTTTCTCTGGGTGAGTTGCCACAGTATATGCCCGGCCGAAGTCGACCATATTTGGTTATTACACCACATCCTTTTCCTCTTCGCTGTTTTATATTTTGTTGTTCGAGCCTTTCCTGCATTTGGATCGCTTTGCTGAGCTTATATCGCCTGTTAAGCAACAATTATCATTATTCTGAGAATTTTGAGGTGTCTTCGCTGGGATTTCTCGCCGCTGCTGGTTTCTCTGGGTGAGTTGCCACAGTATATGCCCGGCCGAAGCCGACATTTTGGATATTACACCAATCGCTTTCCTCTTTGCTTGCTGCCTAAACTTTCAATCGAGCTTACCAGCTTTGGACAGTTTGCTGAACACCGCGAGGATTAATCACTGTACTGGAGTACAGTTACCTTTCTGTCGGGTAAAATAATACAGTATATGCCTAGCGAAGCTAGGTCACCTTGCAGAGCACTACACCGCCTCTCTTTCTTCCAATTTACTGTGACGAAATACCATGCCTGCTGCCGGCACTACAACTTCCAAGAAGCCACCGTCGATGAGGGCATTGACGGCCAGGATGAAGGAGATCCAATTGTCCTTCAATGACATCTGGCGGTTTGTGCAGGTGTTTAAGGAATCCCATACCGCTACTGATGTCGATGTACGCCTGTGTAAGTTAGACGAGCTTTGGGAAGGTTTCAGTGAAACTTTGGTTGAAATCTTTTCCCATGACGACTACAATGCTGAAGGGAACTCGTGGGAAAAGGAGCGTATGGAGTTCAGTGACCGGTACTACGAGGTCAAGTCCTTCCTTATGGACAAGGCCAAGGAGCTGCAGGAGCCGAACCTGCTGGAGCAGTCCCTCCGAGCTGGTGATCCGTCAATGCGGGGCGGTATCGATCATGTCCGTCTACCACAGATTAAGCTGCAGACATTTAACGGCGATATAGACGAATGGCTGAGTTTTCGGGATCTGTTTACCTCGCTCATCCACTGGAAACCGGATCTTCCTGAAGTGGAGAAGTTCCACTACCTAAAGGGATGCTTACAAGGAGAACCCAAGAATCTGATCGATCCGCTTCAGATTACTAAGGCCAACTATCAGGTGGCATGGGACTTGCTGTTGAAGCGGTACAACAACAGTAAGCAGCTGAAGAAACGGCAGGTGCAAGCCCTCTTCAACCTTCCCACCCTTCCTAAGGAATCCGTTACCGATCTGCATGTTCTCATTGAAGGTTTTGAGAGAATTGTGCAGACTCTTGACCAGATCATTCAATCAGCCGACTACAAGGATCTTCTGCTGGTTAACATCCTCACTACACGATTGGATCCGGTCACTCGGAGGGGTTGGGAAGAGTTCTCAGCTATGAAGGAGACAGATACACTTGCAGATCTGTTTGACTTCTTGCGGCGTAGACTCCAGGTTTTGGATTGCTTGCCAACCAAGTCTGCTGACACTAGGGGtgctcagcagcagcagcaaattCAAGCGAAGCAAAAGCTTCCACCAGTGAAGACAAGTTATAGTTCAACCCATATGTCTGGAGGACGCTGTGTAGCTTGCTCATCAAATCATCCGCTTTACCAGTGCAGTGCATTCCAGCGCATGGAAGTTACGGAGAGGGACGGCCTTTTGAAAACTCATTCCCTCTGCCGGAATTGCTTCAGAACGGGACACCAAGCAAAAGAGTGCCAATCCAAATACTCTTGCCGGAGCTGCAAGGGTCGGCATCATACTCTTGTGTGCTTCAAGTCAGAAAGGGATACGGATAAGGACACGAAGGTTGCGGCAGTTGCTAGGGGCAACAAGCCTTCTCTTCCCACTGAATCATCAAATACTTCATCCCAAGTGGCTAACGTGGCAGCCACAGAAGTTTTGGTTGCTGGTGCGGCTCACCAGTATTCATCCCAGGTTCTTCTGGCTACAGCAGTCGTCGTGATCGAGGACGACGATGGCAATCGGTTTCCGGCGCGTGCGCTGTTAGATTCGGGATCGGAAAGCAACTTCGTGACTGAGCGATTAAGTCAGCGCATGAAGGTTACTCGAAATCGAGTGGATATTTCTGTCGTCGGAATTGGACAAGCAGCTACCAAGGTCAAACACAGGATACAAGCGGTTTTACGGTCTCGAGTGTCTCAATACTCACGAGAATTGAGCTTCCTAATCCTTCCTAAGGTAACGGTAAACCTTCCAACCACCACTATCAACACCGATAAGTGGGCAATTCCGGACAATATCCAGTTGGCAGATCCTGCATTTTTCGAATCTAAGGTGGTGGATCTTGTACTCGGGATCGAAGCGTTTTTCGATTTCTTCGAAACCGGAAAGAGAATTTCCCTGGGGGAACAATTACCGACTCTTAATGATTCCGTATTCGGCTGGGTCGTATGCGGAGGATTTTCGGTTCCTAGTCGATTACTGCACATCAACTGCAATATGTCGACAACGAAGGATTTGGACACGTTGATGTCTCGATTTTGGTCATGTGAGGAAGTCGAGTCTGGCAACACATTTTCTCTGGAAGAGAAACGCTGCGAAGAGTTGTTTCTGAACACTGTTAAAAGGGATGAAACCGGTCGGTACACAGTCTCCCTACCTAAGGATGAAGACGCTATCTCAAGGTTGGGCGAGTCAAGGGACATCGCACTCCGACGTCTTCAAGGAACCGAGCGTAGGTTGGCTAGGGACGAAAATCTACGGAAGCAGTACACTGATTTTATGGAGGAGTACCTGCATCTAGGTCATATGCGGAAGGTCGAAGAAGTTGCTACAGATTCGGTTAAACGGTGCTATTTGCCACACCATCCAGTGGTAAAGGATTCCAGTACCACCACCAAGGTACGGGTGGTATTCGACGCTTCCTGCAAGACTTCTTCCGGACTATCATTAAACGACGTGTTACTGGTGGGGCCGGTGATACAGGAGGACCTCCGTTCCATTATCCTACGCAGTCGGACAAAACAAATCATGCTCGTGTCCGACGTGGAAAAGATGTTCCGACAAATCAATGTTTGCCCAGAAGATCGACCGTTGCAGTGCATTCTCTGGCGAAACTCGTCTGCCGAGGAGATATCCACCTACGAGCTCAACACGGTAACATACGGTACTAAGCCAGCGCCATTTTTGGCCACCAGAACGCTAAAACAATTGGCGCTAGATGAGGAAAGCCGGTATCCACTAGCGGCCAAGGCAGCCATCGAGGATACCTATATGGATGACGTCATCACAGGAGCAGACGAGGTAAAAACTGCAATTGATCTGCGAGTGCAGCTAGAAGCAATGACGTCAAATGGAGGATTTCGTCTACGGAAGTGGGCGTCGAACTGTCCCGACGTACTGAACGGAATCGAGGAGGAAGAGCTTGCCATCCGATCACCTGAAGGCATTGTTTTGGATCCAGATCCTTCGATAAAAACCTTGGGACTGACCTGGATGCCAGTAACCGACACACTTAGGTTTCAGTTCACCATCCCCAATTTGAACACAGAAGTTCCTCTTACCAAACGGTGCGTGCTTTCGGTGATTGCTACACTGTTCGACCCATTAGGCCTGTTGGGCGCTGCTATCACTACAGCGAAGATCTTCATGCAGCTGCTGTGGACGTTGCGAGACGAAAATGACCAACGACTAGATTGGGACCAGCCGTTACCTCCAACGGTGGGTGAGGCCTGGAAAAAGTATCACGAGCAACTTCCACTGTTGAATGAAATCCGTATCGACCGCTGTGTTATCATCATAGACACGGTATCTGTGGAGATCCATTGTTTTTCGGATGCCTCGGAGAAGGCATACGGAGCATGTCTGTATCTCAGGAGTGAGAATGCGGTCGGGGAGGTAAAGGTTAGGCTTTTGACCTCAAAATCAAGGGTTGCCCCCTTAAAATGTCAGACGATTCCTCGGCTGGAGTTGTGTGGTGCACTTTTAGCAGCACAACTCTACGAAAAGGTGGACAAGTCAATAAAAATCACGgtaaaatcatttttctggACGGATTCAACCTGCGTCCTGCGTTGGCTTGCGGCTAATCCAACGACCTGGACCACCTTCGTCGCCAACCGAGTGGCAAAAATACAGTCCATTACACAAGGATCAAGATGGAGTCACGTACCTGGTATCCAGAATCCGGCAGATCTTGTTTCGAGAGGGATTTCGCCAAATGACATCGTTCTGAATACGTTTTGGTGGCAAGGACCGAGCTGGTTGGAGAAGACGGAAGAGCATAGGCCTCTCTTACCAGATAATCTACTGACAGATGAGGGAGACGAGGAGAAACGACACACGGTTCTAGCTGGAACGGTTTCAACAATCGCCGAATTCAACCAATTATACCTTGGCAAATTTTCGTCGTACAGTGACCTTCTTCGTCGAACTGCCTACTGGCTGCGTCTGATTAAACTTCTACGAACCCCGCGGAAGGATAGAAAAGCCCCTACGTTCCTGTCTACTGAAGAGCTAAAGGAGGCGGAAAACACTCTGGTTCGATTGGTTCAGAGGGAGGTGTTCGTTGAGGAATGGAAAGCGCTTTCCAAGGAAAATGCGGTTTCCAAGAGCTCGCCGCTTCGATGGTTTAATCCGTTTGTCTCCCAAGACCAGTTGATCAGACTTGGCGATCGTTTAAAGCATTCGATGGAGTCTGAAAACACCAAACATCCGGCCGTTTTACCCCCTCGGCACATATTTACACGCTTGCTGTTACGGTATTACCATGAACGACTTCTGCACGCTGGACCACAGTTGCTGTTGGGAGTTGTTAGGCTTCGATTTTGGCCGCTGGGAGGCAGGAGTGTAGTTCGGCACATTATCCATCAGTGTCATATATGCTTCCGATCGAAACCATCGACCGTACAGCAGTTTATGGGGGATCTACCAGCTTCACGGGTCACCGTATCCCGTCCATTTTCTCGCACAGGTGTCGACTACTTTGGACCCCTCTATGTGAGACCAGCTCCAAGGCGTACGGCAGTTAAGGCTTACGTTGCTATATTCGTGTGTCTGTGTACCAAGGCAGTGCATCTCGAATTGGTCACAGATTTATCCACAGATCGATTTCTACAGGCACTACGGCGTTTTGTTGCCAGAAGAGGACGATGTACGGATATATATTCCGACAACGGCACTAATTTTGTCGGCGTTCGCAATAAACTGCAAGAATTCCTGAGATTGCTTAAAGATAGCCATCATAACGACATTGTGTCCAAGCAATTAGCCAAGGAAGGGATCCAATGGCACTTTAGCCCGCCGAGTGCGCCACATTTTGGCGGTATTTGGGAGGCCGCAGTCCGATCAGCAAAAATTCATCTGCTAAAGGTGGTAGGCGAAACTCCTGTGTCCCCAGAGGACATGAACACGCTATTAGTCCAAGTTGAAGGATGCCTGAATTCTCGCCCGCTCACACCCATGTCT encodes:
- the LOC131679525 gene encoding uncharacterized protein LOC131679525 translates to MPAAGTTTSKKPPSMRALTARMKEIQLSFNDIWRFVQVFKESHTATDVDVRLCKLDELWEGFSETLVEIFSHDDYNAEGNSWEKERMEFSDRYYEVKSFLMDKAKELQEPNLLEQSLRAGDPSMRGGIDHVRLPQIKLQTFNGDIDEWLSFRDLFTSLIHWKPDLPEVEKFHYLKGCLQGEPKNLIDPLQITKANYQVAWDLLLKRYNNSKQLKKRQVQALFNLPTLPKESVTDLHVLIEGFERIVQTLDQIIQSADYKDLLLVNILTTRLDPVTRRGWEEFSAMKETDTLADLFDFLRRRLQVLDCLPTKSADTRGAQQQQQIQAKQKLPPVKTSYSSTHMSGGRCVACSSNHPLYQCSAFQRMEVTERDGLLKTHSLCRNCFRTGHQAKECQSKYSCRSCKGRHHTLVCFKSERDTDKDTKVAAVARGNKPSLPTESSNTSSQVANVAATEVLVAGAAHQYSSQVLLATAVVVIEDDDGNRFPARALLDSGSESNFVTERLSQRMKVTRNRVDISVVGIGQAATKVKHRIQAVLRSRVSQYSRELSFLILPKVTVNLPTTTINTDKWAIPDNIQLADPAFFESKVVDLVLGIEAFFDFFETGKRISLGEQLPTLNDSVFGWVVCGGFSVPSRLLHINCNMSTTKDLDTLMSRFWSCEEVESGNTFSLEEKRCEELFLNTVKRDETGRYTVSLPKDEDAISRLGESRDIALRRLQGTERRLARDENLRKQYTDFMEEYLHLGHMRKVEEVATDSVKRCYLPHHPVVKDSSTTTKVRVVFDASCKTSSGLSLNDVLLVGPVIQEDLRSIILRSRTKQIMLVSDVEKMFRQINVCPEDRPLQCILWRNSSAEEISTYELNTVTYGTKPAPFLATRTLKQLALDEESRYPLAAKAAIEDTYMDDVITGADEVKTAIDLRVQLEAMTSNGGFRLRKWASNCPDVLNGIEEEELAIRSPEGIVLDPDPSIKTLGLTWMPVTDTLRFQFTIPNLNTEVPLTKRCVLSVIATLFDPLGLLGAAITTAKIFMQLLWTLRDENDQRLDWDQPLPPTVGEAWKKYHEQLPLLNEIRIDRCVIIIDTVSVEIHCFSDASEKAYGACLYLRSENAVGEVKVRLLTSKSRVAPLKCQTIPRLELCGALLAAQLYEKVDKSIKITVKSFFWTDSTCVLRWLAANPTTWTTFVANRVAKIQSITQGSRWSHVPGIQNPADLVSRGISPNDIVLNTFWWQGPSWLEKTEEHRPLLPDNLLTDEGDEEKRHTVLAGTVSTIAEFNQLYLGKFSSYSDLLRRTAYWLRLIKLLRTPRKDRKAPTFLSTEELKEAENTLVRLVQREVFVEEWKALSKENAVSKSSPLRWFNPFVSQDQLIRLGDRLKHSMESENTKHPAVLPPRHIFTRLLLRYYHERLLHAGPQLLLGVVRLRFWPLGGRSVVRHIIHQCHICFRSKPSTVQQFMGDLPASRVTVSRPFSRTGVDYFGPLYVRPAPRRTAVKAYVAIFVCLCTKAVHLELVTDLSTDRFLQALRRFVARRGRCTDIYSDNGTNFVGVRNKLQEFLRLLKDSHHNDIVSKQLAKEGIQWHFSPPSAPHFGGIWEAAVRSAKIHLLKVVGETPVSPEDMNTLLVQVEGCLNSRPLTPMSDDPNDLQPLTPAHFLIGESLHAVPDPDLSSIPMNRLTQPNKDCRTSGKGGAENICVNFKAEPNDGNRLFVSRLEN